In Vicinamibacteria bacterium, the genomic stretch GCTCCGAGCTCGGCGAGAGCGAGGGCCCCGGCGAGCACGAGAAGCCCGGAAAAGATCCAGATCCCGAGCACCAGACCGGGCTCGGGAACGTGACGGGCGATGAGGCTCGGTACAACGAAAATCCCCGAGCCGATGACCGTGCCCACGAGGAGAAGGGCGCCGTCGAGTCGCCCCAGCTTGCGGGGAAGCTCGTCGGACGTGCTCACGCTCGGGGAGTATATCCCGCGTGCGGTGGATATTTGTTTCTGGAGTGTGAGACGCTCTCGTGGCCGATCCGCGTTCTCGAGCCGGGTCGATTCTGGATGGAGTATCGAAGCATGATCGTTTTCATCACCTCGTTGATCGCGTTACTGAGCGCCACCACGACGCTCTTTGCCGACGACAACTGGCCGCAGTTCCGCGGATCGGGTGGCGTCGTAGAGGATCCGACCCTTCCCGAAACCTGGAGTGCGACCGAGAACGTGAAGTGGAAAGCCAGTATTCCCGGCCGTGGATGGTCCTCTCCCGTCGTGTGGGGCGACCTCATCTTCTTGACATCGGTCGTCTCCGACGGGGACGAGGGACCGCCTCAAGCCGGCTACTACTCGGGCGGCCAGCAGGACATCCCCGGGGGCGAGCACCGATGGGTGGTACTGGCTGTCGACTTCGAGACCGGCGAGCTAAGGTGGAGCCGCGAGGTGCATCGAGGGCGTCCCACCGAGGCGCGCCACTTGAAGAACAGCTACGCGTCGGAGACACCCGTTGCCGACGCGTCGCGGGTCTATGCCTATTTCGGAAATCTCGGCGTTTTCGCCTTCACCCACGAGGGTGAGCCCGCCTGGGACAAACGACTCGAGCCCCTCGAAACGCGATACGGCTGGGGAACCGCGGCATCACCCGTCCTTCACCAGGCAACGCTATTCATCGTGAACGACAACGAGAAGGACTCCTATCTCCTCGCCCTGGAAGCGACGACCGGAAAAGAAAAATGGAGGGTCTCGCGCGACGAGAAGAGCAACTGGTCGACTCCCTTCGTGTGGGAGAACGAGCTCCGGACCGAGCTGGTTA encodes the following:
- a CDS encoding PQQ-binding-like beta-propeller repeat protein; the encoded protein is MIVFITSLIALLSATTTLFADDNWPQFRGSGGVVEDPTLPETWSATENVKWKASIPGRGWSSPVVWGDLIFLTSVVSDGDEGPPQAGYYSGGQQDIPGGEHRWVVLAVDFETGELRWSREVHRGRPTEARHLKNSYASETPVADASRVYAYFGNLGVFAFTHEGEPAWDKRLEPLETRYGWGTAASPVLHQATLFIVNDNEKDSYLLALEATTGKEKWRVSRDEKSNWSTPFVWENELRTELVTAGTNAVRSYDLDGNLLWQLSPMSSITIPTPVSENGLLYLTSGYFGDEVRPVYAVKPGASGDITLEGGASSSEHVAWSWPQAGPYGTSPLVYDGIYYTLYDRGFLTAHDARTGKEIYDKKRIDDVSGPFTASPWGYDGKIFCLSEEGVTYVIRAGADYEVLGTNDLDEFTLATPALVRGSLLIRTASHLYRFAKEK
- a CDS encoding amino acid permease — its product is MSTSDELPRKLGRLDGALLLVGTVIGSGIFVVPSLIARHVPEPGLVLGIWIFSGLLVLAGALALAELGAMLPHSGGLYVYMREAYGPFFAFLYGWTVMLVVIPGSVAAL